One genomic region from Pempheris klunzingeri isolate RE-2024b chromosome 4, fPemKlu1.hap1, whole genome shotgun sequence encodes:
- the LOC139199725 gene encoding bridge-like lipid transfer protein family member 2 — translation MSLLLISLLLILLLGIVLSCVIFRWLICTLAVRFFQTALNADLKIKSVGLFSVQGVSIQFHPQHTLEIDRIWISSKLLNQDLPRYLALCVGETRIRFDLQAPLRPLMKKSHGKKSGPISISPTTLRFVSQLLSIHISSINVMVLNLALSESLWHMTITGITLLLDHQSKRLAWDFSVGQLSSKVLKSSQLDICLAEVSLSLLLSGDVHLPEMRPGCLSLSVRTLIAELHEGLFLSQLLLPPSPKKSINDASECESTEFIQTETVERFHRLIPHKVDVEFDNTNVTLSMHSQKRHLNWTLKSLKVCYGRDEEQLPLKSFTPELSFPQSSLELLLEDGLLLSQSRQRILCVNTLKTTWQVTSIDISGSFTVNTCIIHYRHQEFSHWLNLFPWEQLIHRKAAHRKRCLPHLDAPVMITSSVSNINVSVQLGDTTPFALGFLSASAELQHLLDIKADPESSESQNVHQRASLSLDNFWWRVGQGSHIQQAPHPPGKHVWGEALILDSLSLQGSYNRPLAMSSSQFPSLSVESSLKGLQVELSETCALCLSRLLSLICIPRDTGPQLSDAALVSPPSDDTVQPIPSSQLHLLFKLDCCLEDVNVFTLSNLAGAVSLRMDTVRVLSSVESYTVSLQGVNLSAIKTITENMESCCPASQTPNPVLKLTTIAFCYHVNTHTLQIQCEEEVTVEWTPPDHMVLYQHLTEAQACWFMLCGERGENSPVTSAESEIISSKSKGLCLRAELGCARLTAHVSEQNYILLHTEALSVSKHTGSMHIQSPSVIFNFDGNNIVSFKDLDVETHTELTEMQLHRDTFPFLTTPHNRVWVLTCPSLSVEFPYQYNFSNTFDMAISVQKWLKTLHRSPSHATTVQSLPPDLVFKISQFSFVFLDDIFEIKLRDNYELMKDESKESAKRLQLLDKKVADLRKQHGELLPARKIEELYSSLEKKHIEIYIQRSRRLYANTPMRKSLLTWTVSDLELVALADESLHGPERVREQLRDIDGISPFPRDGLPLVVQWCRAVKFKLDAFLGKIRDYPRYLFEIREWELLGRLIGTEQDGQARAHRKETVPLGPPWGDVTVHRNMPPLKFYYDFKSNISLYTIVWGPCWDPAWTLIGQSVDLLTKPTVDPSPPLAWWDKSRLLLHGRWVMDIDQANLHQLATEDPYNTTENLHWEWNKLNFDWNPGQFVFKGDLDVNVRTASKYDDIRFLQLPNLCMTLDLQWLCHGNPHDHHAVMLCCAENIADVTSGQPHDSYRAFRSENLNLSITMDLNQHCGKEPTQPRILLYSSTLRWMQNFWATWTGVSRPICRGKLFHSLRPIRKKLGQHYKQMSYTAAFPQLQVHYWASFAQQRGIQVECNKGHVFTRGAQRLIPQAGTVMRRLISEWNVTQMVSELSQVTVHLMASTWDETADHQINAQVKKTHLLSLSSLSYQRQSNRTEEEVNQKDETNASYTHKLRLVDLRASWTTTNRNIAFGLYDGYKKASVLKRNLSTEALKGLRIDTQLQTKKLKRSPSNYSPTAAPTTPVMPTVSRAEKSQHEGTSMLQKLIEETDKFVVFSEEDSGVSDQLCGIAACQTDDVYNRNWFIELVNCQMMLRGTETAGCVLVSAAKAQLLQCEHHPAWYNDTLKQKTTWTCLLDGMQYFATMEPNPSEQEDRQLWLEVKNIEEHRQRNLDSVLELMESGQAVGGMVSTTTDWNQPAQVNEAQQVQRIISRCSCRMHYISYSHDINPEVATQIKPPELRNNHEKEDLLKKQAGAVDTFTLIHHDLEISTNPVQYAMILDIVNNLLLHVEPRRKEHSEKKQRVRFQLEISSNPEEQRSSILHLQEAVRQHLAQIRRLEKQIYSNIRAQPDELSGDELMEINTRLQNQLNQEKNDMQMKSEELNILIRCFKDFQLQRANKLELRKPPEDVSVVRRTEIYFAQARWCLTEEDGQLGIAELELQRFMYSKLNKSDDTAEHLLELGWFTMNNLLPNAAYKVVLRPQSTCQSGRQFALRIFSKVRPPVGGISVKEHFEVNVVPLTIQLMYQFFKRMMGFFFPGRNVEEEEVTDEEDKFRLVTTGIPVKPRQSSEDTMGAMGPSKGVAQGLNRTAGVRRSFRKPPEHPVDDIDKMKERAAMNNSFIYIKIPQVPLCVSYKGEKSSVDWKDLNLVLPCLEYHNNTWTWLDFAMAVKRDSRKALVAQMIKEKLRLKPASGSDLRGKTSEGKSDNSLQQQEEDEKARLLIGLSTADKSSSKKSIFSRRK, via the exons ATGTCTCTCTTGCTGATATCTCTGCTCCTGATTCTTCTGCTTGGGATTGTGCTGTCATGTGTTATTTTCAG GTGGCTCATATGCACCTTGGCTGTGCGGTTCTTCCAGACTGCACTGAATGCAGATctaaaaatcaaatcagtagGACTGTTTTCTGTCCAAGGAGTTAGTATCCAGTTTCACCCCCAGCATACCCTG GAAATTGACAGAATATGGATTTCAAGTAAACTTCTAAACCAAGATTTGCC GAGATACCTGGCATTGTGTGTTGGTGAAACCAGAATTAGGTTTGACTTGCAAGCTCCGCTTAGACCTTTAATGAAGAAGAGCCATGGAAAAAAGTCTGGGCCAATTTCAATCAGCCCCACAACACTGCGCTTTGTGTCACAA ctgctgtcaATCCACATCAGCTCGATCAATGTGATGGTACTGAACCTAGCACTATCAGAGTCTCTATGGCACATGACCATTACTGGCATCACCTTGTTACTTGACCACCAGAGTAAAAG GCTGGCGTGGGACTTCTCAGTCGGGCAGCTAAGCAGTAAAGTGCTTAAAAGCAGTCAACTG GATATATGTTTGGCAGAAGTGTCCCTgagcctgctgctgtctggagaTGTGCACCTACCAGAGATGAGGCCAGGTTGTTTATCCCTGAGTGTGAGGACACTTATAGCAGAGCTGCATGAGGGACTATTTCTCAGCCAACTCCTGCTGCCCCCATCTCCCAAAAAGAGCATTAATGATGCATCTG AGTGTGAAAGCACTGAGTTCATTCAGACTGAGACTGTCGAGCGGTTTCATCGGCTGATTCCCCACAAGGTCGATGTGGAATTTGATAATACAAATGTAACCCTGTCCATGCACAGCCAGAAAAG ACACTTGAACTGGACGCTGAAGTCTCTGAAAGTCTGCTATGGACGTGATGAAGAGCAGCTTCCTCTAAAAAGCTTCACTCCTGAGCTGAGTTTTCCCCAGAGCAGCCTGGAGCTCCTTCTAGAGG ATGGACTTCTCCTCTCACAAAGTAGGCAAAGAATCCTTTGTGTGAACACTCTCAAGACAACCTGGCAG GTTACATCAATTGACATCTCAGGGTCATTTACAGTCAACACTTGCATCATCCACTACCGTCACCAGGAGTTCTCCCATTGGCTGAATCTATTTCCATGGGAACAGCTAATCCACAGGAAGGCAGCTCATAGAAAAAG GTGCCTCCCTCACCTGGATGCTCCTGTGATGATCACCTCCTCTGTATCAAACATTAATGTGTCTGTTCAGCTGGGAGACACAACGCCATTTGCTCTAGGCTTCCTGTCTGCCAGTGCAG AACTGCAGCATCTTCTCGACATTAAAGCTGACCCAGAGAGCTCAGAGTCCCAAAATGTGCACCAGCGTGCCTCACTGTCCCTGGACAATTTCTGGTGGAGAGTTGGCCAAGGATCTCATATCCAACAAGCACCCCACCCTCCTGGTAAACATGTGTGGGGAGAAGCGCTAATTTTAGACTCTCTCAGTCTTCAG GGTAGTTATAACCGACCCCTCGCGATGTCGAGTAGCCAGTTTCCAAGTTTGAGCGTGGAGTCCAGTCTGAAAGGGCTTCAAGTGGAGCTTTCAGAAACATGTGCACTGTGTCTGTCTCGCCTGCTGTCTCTCATCTGTATTCCTCGTGACACGGGGCCACAGCTGTCAGATGCGGCCTTAGTGTCTCCCCCTAGTGACGACACTGTCCAGCCCATCCCGTCCTCACAGCTACACCTGCTGTTTAAACTGGACTGTTGTCTGGAGGATGTTAACGTGTTCACACTGTCTAATCTGGCAG GAGCGGTGTCTTTGCGGATGGACACTGTCAGAGTCCTGAGCTCTGTAGAGAGCTACACGGTGTCTCTACAAGGTGTTAACTTGTCAGCGATCAAAACGATCACAGAGAACATGGAGTCTTGTTGCCCCGCCTCCCAAACCCCCAACCCTGTGCTCAAACTCACTACAATAGCCTTTTGTTACCACGTCAACACCCACACCTTACAG ATTCAATGTGAAGAGGAGGTCACTGTCGAATGGACGCCACCAGACCACATGGTCTTATATCAGCACCTGACTGAAGCTCAGGCTTGTTGGTTCATGCTTTGtggagaaaggggagagaacAGTCCGGTCACATCTGCGGAGAGTGAAATTATTTCAAGCAAGAGTAAAGGGCTGTGTTTGCGTGCTGAACTGGGCTGCGCTCGTTTGACAGCCCATGTTAGTGAGCAGAACTATATTCTCCTGCACACAGAAGCCCTCTCTGTGTCCAAGCACACTGGTTCCATGCACATACAGTCTCCGTCCGTGATCTTCAACTTCGATGGCAACAACATCGTCTCCTTTAAAGATCTGGATGTTGAAACGCACACAGAGTTGACTGAGATGCAGCTGCACAGGGACACCTTCCCCTTCCTCACCACTCCTCACAACCGTGTGTGGGTCCTCACTtgcccctctctgtctgttgagTTCCCCTACCAGTACAATTTCTCTAACACCTTTGACATGGCCATTAGTGTACAGAAGTGGCTCAAGACTCTGCATCGCTCCCCAAGCCATGCCACCACCGTCCAAAGTCTGCCTCCCGACCTGGTGTTCAAAATCAGTCAGTTCTCGTTCGTCTTCCTGGACGACATCTTTGAAATCAAGCTTCGAGACAACTACGAGCTAATGAAGGATGAGAGCAAGGAAAGTGCGAAGCGTCTTCAGCTTCTGGATAAGAAGGTGGCAGATCTGCGCAAGCAACATGGAGAACTTCTCCCTGCCAGAAAGATTGAAGAGCTGTATAGTTCACTGGAGAAAAAGCACATTGAGATCTACATCCAGCGCTCACGCCGCCTCTACGCCAACACACCCATGAGGAAGTCTCTGCTGACCTGGACTGTGTCAGACCTGGAGCTAGTAGCCCTGGCAGATGAGTCTCTTCATGGGccagagagggtgagagagcaGCTGAGGGACATCGACGGGATCAGTCCCTTCCCCAGAGATGGACTCCCCCTGGTGGTCCAGTGGTGCCGCGCAGTCAAGTTCAAACTGGATGCATTTTTGGGCAA AATTCGGGATTACCCTCGCTACCTGTTTGAGATCCGGGAATGGGAGCTGTTGGGGCGTCTGATTGGGACCGAGCAGGACGGGCAGGCCAGAGCTCATCGCAAAGAGACCGTCCCTCTTGGTCCACCATGGGGTGATGTGACGGTTCACAGGAATATGCCACCACTCAAGTTCTACTATGATTTCAAAT CGAACATCTCTCTGTACACTATTGTATGGGGGCCATGTTGGGACCCTGCCTGGACTTTGATTGGCCAGTCTGTTGACCTGCTGACCAAACCAACAGTTGATCCCTCGCCTCCTCTGGCCTGGTGGGACAAAAGTCGTCTTCTTCTGCATGGGCGCTGGGTTATGGATATTGATCAGGCCAATCTTCATCAGCTGGCTACAGAG GACCCATACAACACTACAGAAAACCTGCACTGGGAGTGGAATAAGCTGAACTTTGACTGGAACCCGgggcagtttgtttttaaaggagaTCTGGATGTAAACGTCAGGACAGCATCAAA GTATGATGATATCCGTTTTCTACAACTGCCCAACCTGTGTATGACCCTTGACCTCCAATGGCTTTGCCATGGTAACCCCCATGACCACCATGCTGTAATGCTCTGCTGTGCGGAGAACATTGCAGATGTGACCTCAGGACAACCTCATGACTCCTACAGAGCCTTTCGCTCTGAGAACTTAAACCTCTCCATCACCATGGACCTTAACCAGCACTGTGGCAAAG agCCCACCCAGCCTCGAATCCTGCTGTACAGCAGCACTCTGCGATGGATGCAGAACTTTTGGGCTACCTGGACGGGGGTTTCTCGACCGATTTGTCGAGGCAAGCTCTTCCACAGCCTCAGGCCCATCCGCAAGAAGCTGGGTCAGCACTACAAACAGATGTCCTACACAGCTGCCTTCCCTCAACTACAA GTGCATTACTGGGCCTCCTTCGCCCAACAGAGAGGAATCCAAGTGGAGTGCAACAAAGGCCATGTCTTCACTCGAGGGGCACAGAGGCTTATTCCACAGG CTGGCACTGTGATGAGGAGGCTGATCTCTGAATGGAATGTGACTCAGATGGTTAGTGAGCTGTCTCAAGTGACGGTTCACCTGATGGCGTCCACCTGGGACGAGACAGCTGACCACCAGATCAACGCTCAGGTGAAGAAGACTCACCTCCTCAGCCTGTCCTCCCTGAGCTACCAGCGACAGAGCAACCGCACGGAGGAG GAGGTGAACCAGAAGGATGAGACGAATGCCTCCTACACTCACAAACTGCGCCTGGTGGACCTGCGTGCTTCATGGACCACCACTAACAGGAACATAGCCTTTGGGCTGTACGACGGTTATAAAAAGGCATCTGTACTAAAGAGAAACCTCTCCACTGAAGCTTTGAAGGGTTTGAGGATCGACACACAGCTTCAGACCAAGAAGCTTAAACGCTCTCCTTCCAACTACTCCCCCACCGCAGCCCCTACCACACCAGTTATGCCTACTGTCAGTCGAGCAGAAAAAAGTCAACATGAAG GAACGTCTATGCTCCAGAAACTGATCGAGGAAACGGATaagtttgtggtgttttcagaGGAGGACTCTGGTGTCAGCGACCAGCTGTGTGGCATCGCAGCCTGTCAGACCGATGATGTCTATAACCGCAACTGGTTTATCGAGTTGGTCAACTGTCAG ATGATGTTGCGTGGCACAGAGACTGCAGGCTGTGTGCTGGTGTCTGCAGCAAAGGCTCAGTTGCTCCAGTGTGAGCACCACCCTGCCTGGTACAACGACACCCTGAAGCAGAAAACCACCTGGACCTGTCTGTTAGACGGCATGCAGTACTTTGCCACCATGGAGCCCAACCCATCTGAGCAAGAGGACAGACAGTTGTGGCTGGAG GTGAAAAACATAGAGGAACACAGGCAGCGTAATCTTGACTCAGTGCTGGAGCTGATGGAGAGTGGCCAGGCTGTGGGAGGAATGGTTAGCACTACTACAG ACTGGAACCAGCCGGCCCAGGTGAACGAGGCTCAGCAGGTTCAGCGTATCATCTCACGTTGTAGCTGCCGGATGCACTACATCAGTTACAGTCACGACATCAACCCAGAGGTGGCCACACAGATCAAACCACCAGAGCTGAGGAACAACCATGAGAAAGAGGACCTGCTGAAAAAACAGGCTG GGGCTGTGGACACCTTCACCCTCATTCACCATGATCTCGAGATATCCACTAACCCTGTTCAGTACGCCATGATCCTGGACATCGTCAACAACCTGCTGTTACACGTGGAGCCCAGACGCAAG GAGCACAGTGAGAAAAAGCAGCGTGTGCGTTTCCAGCTGGAGATTTCTAGTAACCCAGAGGAGCAGCGCAGTAGCATCTTGCATCTACAGGAGGCAGTGAGGCAGCACCTTGCTCAGATTAGACGCCTTGAGAAACAGATTTACTCCAACATCAGG GCACAGCCTGATGAACTGAGTGGTGATGAACTGATGGAGATCAACACAAGACTGCAGAACCAGCTAAACCAGGAGAAGAATGACATGCAGATGAAGAGCGAAGAGCTCAATATTCTCATCAG GTGTTTTAAGGACTTCCAGCTGCAACGGGCAAATAAGCTGGAGCTGCGGAAGCCCCCAGAGGATGTGAGCGTGGTGAGAAGAACGGAGATCTACTTCGCCCAGGCCCGCTGGTGTTTGACCGAAGAGGATGGCCAGCTTGGCATTGCTGAGTTGGAGCTGCAGAGATTCATGTACAGTAAG CTCAACAAGTCTGATGACACAGCAGAGCATCTTTTGGAGTTGGGGTGGTTCACAATGAACAACCTACTGCCCAACGCAGCATACAAG GTCGTACTGCGGCCTCAGAGTACCTGCCAGTCAGGACGGCAGTTTGCTTTGCGTATCTTCAGTAAAGTGCGCCCCCCTGTGGGAGGAATCTCTGTAAAGGAACACTTTGAG GTGAACGTGGTGCCTCTCACCATCCAGCTGATGTACCAGTTCTTCAAAAGGATGATGGGATTTTTCTTCCCAGGAAGAAatgttgaggaggaggaggtcactGACGAGGAAGACAAGTTCAGACTGGTCACTacag GTATCCCTGTCAAGCCTCGCCAGTCATCAGAGGACACCATGGGTGCCATGGGCCCCAGCAAAGGTGTCGCCCAGGGATTGAACCGCACTGCGGGGGTCAGGAGGTCATTCAGGAAACCACCAGAG CATCCTGTAGACGACATTGATAAGATGAAGGAGCGAGCTGCTATGAACAATTCCTTCATCTACATCAAGATTCCCCAAGTGCCCCTCTGTGTCAGCTATAAG GGAGAAAAGAGCAGTGTGGACTGGAAGGACCTGAACCTGGTTCTGCCCTGTTTGGAGTACCACAATAATACCTGGACGTGGCTCGACTTCGCCATGGCTGTGAAGAGGGACAGCCGGAAAGCACTTGTTGCACAG ATGATAAAGGAGAAGCTGCGTCTGAAACCGGCCTCAGGCTCAGACCTGCGGGGGAAGACGTCTGAGGGGAAGTCGGAcaacagcctgcagcagcaggaggaagatgagaaggCACGGCTCCTCATCGGCCTCAGCACCGCGGACAAAAGCTCCAGCAAGAAAAGCATCTTCAGTCGACGCAAGTGA
- the glod4 gene encoding glyoxalase domain-containing protein 4: MALRRALHFVFKVGDRAKTATFYRDVLGMKILRHEEFEEGCKATCNGPYDGKWSKTMVGFGPEDDHFVAELTYNYGVGEYQLGNDILGLTLQSSQAVSNAKRLGWPLTEVGEALYLTQAPGGYPFYLVDKEQPPNDPVQKVCLGVSDLQKSTHFWSTLLGMKVMEKNEEKKTVLMGFTDTQCKLELHDVGGTVDHGTAFGRIAFSCPREQLPDLEALMKKENQKILTPLVSLDTPGKATVEVVILGDPDGHEICFVGDEAFRQLSMVDPKGDELLDKAMADDKSDEWFAKHNRQKAAA; this comes from the exons ATGGCTTTAAGACGAGcgctgcattttgtttttaaagttggCGACAGGGCCAAAACTGCCACGTTTTATCGAGATGTTCTGGGCATGAAG ATTTTACGCCATGAAGAGTTTGAGGAAGGCTGCAAGGCAACTTGTAATGG CCCCTACGATGGAAAATGGAGTAAAACAATGGTTGGCTTTGGTCCAGAAGATGACCATTTTGTTGCTGAACTGACATACAATTATGGGGTGGGAGAGTATCAACTTGGCAATGACATCCTG GGCCTCACTCTGCAGTCGAGCCAAGCTGTAAGCAATGCCAAACGTCTGGGGTGGCCTCTCACTGAGGTAGGAGAGGCTTTGTATCTGACCCAGGCTCCAGGAGGGTATCCTTTCTACCTTGTGGACAAAGAGCAGCCTCCCAATG ACCCTGTGCAGAAGGTTTGTCTTGGAGTATCAGACCTCCAGAAGTCGACCCACTTCTGGTCTACGCTCTTGGGAATGAAGGTGATGGAAAAGAacgaagaaaagaaaacagtgctgATGGGATTTACAGACACTCAA TGTAAACTGGAGCTTCATGACGTCGGGGGGACAGTGGATCATGGAACAGCTTTTGGGAGAATAGCATTTTCATGCCCACGGGAGCAA CTGCCAGACCTCGAAGCCTtgatgaaaaaggaaaatcagaAAATTCTCACTCCATTAGTCAGCCTGGACACTCCTGGAAAGGCCACAGTAGAAGTGGTTATTTTGGGTGACCCA GATGGTCATGAGATTTGCTTTGTGGGAGACGAGGCTTTCAGGCAGCTGTCCATGGTGGATCCCAAAGGAGATGAATTGCTTGATAAG gcgATGGCCGACGATAAAAGTGATGAGTGGTttgcaaaacacaacagacagaaagcTGCTGCATGA
- the mrm3a gene encoding rRNA methyltransferase 3A, mitochondrial — protein MAAYTRSMICLVSKERNAFLTMKSGVIAESKRYVRGLRRKPVKVLFPESEIEKVIKPPPPQRQPAELNVKTGKKAKVTSAARHLEERDFVNVHSATKHAHLTVTKDQIDGLRFERASAGDKRLARVASVARSRTFREHQNKILLEGRRLICDALDAGANPQMVFFSTVDRLRELPIDKLKRATLVKVKFENIKIWSDLVAPQGVIAIFARPDPSRMNFVNRGHSVPLSLICDNIRDPGNLGTILRCAAAAGCHDVLLTKGCVDAWEPKVLRAAMGAHFRLPIYPSLSWDDINQRLPKTVTVHVADSSCGADRRRETEDSQVNVSLKPSKAGDYGWVSTRSNHSNMRYEEYNSDSESDSESDSESEGISIPRVSTKLYHENWAQSPTALVVGGETQGLSLEAVQLAEKTAGHRLFIPVVPHVDSLNSAMAASVMLFEGRKQLLKLMQTPERKWKSKVEQQFS, from the exons ATGGCAGCGTACACGAGAAGCATGATTTGTCTTGTTTCTAAAGAGAGAAATGCTTTCCTGACAATGAAAAGCGGTGTTATTGCGGAATCAAAACGGTATGTACGCGGACTGAGGAGGAAACCTGTCAAAGTCTTGTTCCCAGAAAGCGAGATAGAGAAAGTTATCAAGCCGCCACCGCCACAACGTCAGCCTGCAGAGCTGAACGTCAAGACGGGGAAGAAGGCAAAAGTGACATCTGCAGCAAGACATCTCGAAGAAAGAGACTTTGTCAATGTGCACTCGGCTACAAAACACGCTCACCTTACTGTTACAAAGGATCAAATTGATGGACTGCGTTTTGAGAGAGCTTCGGCTGGAGACAAGAGGCTGGC GAGGGTAGCGAGTGTTGCTCGTTCCAGGACGTTTCGGGAGCACCAGAATAAAATCCTCCTTGAGGGCAGGCGTTTGATCTGTGACGCCCTTGATGCTGGTGCCAACCCACAGATGGTGTTCTTCAGTACAGTGGATCGGCTCCGAGAGCTGCCCATTGACAAGCTGAAAAGGGCCACGCTAGTCAAAGTCAAGTTTGAGAATATCAAGATCTGGTCTGACCTCGTGGCCCCACAAGGAGTTATTG ctatATTTGCTCGACCGGACCCGTCACGGATGAACTTCGTAAACAGAGGTCATTCCGTGCCGTTGTCTCTCATATGCGACAACATCCGAGACCCTGGCAACCTTGGGACTATACTgcgctgtgctgctgctgcaggctgccaTGATGTCCTGCTAACCAAAG GTTGTGTTGATGCCTGGGAGCCGAAAGTTCTGCGTGCAGCGATGGGCGCCCATTTCCGCCTTCCCATCTACCCCAGCTTGAGCTGGGATGATATCAACCAACGGCTCCCTAAAACTGTGACTGTCCATgtggctgacagcagctgtggtgctgacagaaggagagaaaccGAGGATTCACAAGTGAATGTGTCTCTCAAACCGTCCAAAGCAGGAGACTATGGCTGGGTCAGCACCAGGTCTAATCACTCAAATATGCGCTACGAGGAAtataattctgattctgagtcAGATTCTGAATCCGATTCTGAATCCGAGGGAATTTCCATTCCCAGAGTGAGCACAAAGCTGTACCACGAGAACTGGGCTCAGAGTCCCACTGCTCTTGTGGTAGGTGGAGAGACGCAAGGTCTGAGTCTAGAAGCAGTCCAGTTGGCTGAGAAAACTGCTGGTCACAGGCTCTTTATTCCTGTCGTTCCTCATGTGGACAGCTTGAATTCAGCCATGGCCGCCAGTGTCATGCTGTTTGAGGGCAGGAAGCAACTGTTAAAACTAATGCAGACGCCTGAGAGGAAATGGAAATCTAAAGTGGAGCAGCAGTTTTCATGA